The Hymenobacter swuensis DY53 genome includes the window CCGACTTTTTGCCGGACTCATCCATTGCCGTTACTTTCTTCTCGAGCCGGAAGTCAATGTACGGCCCTTTTTTTAGTGAACGTGCCATTGCTTACTTCTTGCCTTTGCGGTTAACGATGAGCTGCTCGGAGTACTTGTTCTTGTTCCGGGTCTTCTGACCTTTCGAGAAGATACCGTTACGGCTGCGTGGGTGACCACCCGACGACTTACCTTCACCACCACCCATGGGGTGATCGACAGGGTTCATAGCAACACCACGAACGCGCGGACGACGACCCAACCAGCGGTTGCGGCCGGCTTTGCCCAGACGAACGTTCATGTGGTCGCCATTGGAAACAGTACCAACCGTGGCCATGCAGGTAACGAGTACCATGCGCATTTCGCCGGAGGGCAGTTTTAGGGTGGCGTACTTGTCTTCGCGGGCTACCAATTGAGCGTAGGTACCGGCCGAGCGGGCCATTGCAGCACCATTACCGGGCATCAGCTCGATATTGTGTACAATGGTACCCAGCGGAATCTCGCGCAGGGGCAGAGCATTACCAACTTCCGGAGCAGCGCCCGAACCCGACACAACACTGGCACCTACGGTAACACCGGCAGGAGCAATGATGTAGCGTTTCTCACCATCAGCGTATTGCAGCAAGGCAATACGGGCGGTGCGGTTAGGGTCGTACTCAATCGTCTTCACCGTGGCCGGAACGCCGGCTTTGTCACGCTTGAAGTCGATGATACGGTATTTGGCTTTATGACCACCGCCGATGTAGCGGTTGGACATTTTGCCCGAATTGTTACGGCCACCGGAGTTTTTCAGGGGTGCCAACAGCGACTTCTCCGGCGTCGACGCAGTAATCTCGTCGAAGGCCGGGGCGATGCGGAAGCGCTGACCCGGTGATGTTGGTCTTAGTTTTTTGAGTGCCATTACTCTTGCTTAGGAAAAATCTCTTGGCGGGAAAGTAGGCTTACAGGCCGTTGTAGAAGTCGATGATATCGCCCTCTTTTACGGTCACGATGGCTTTCTTGCCATGCGGACGACGGCCGGAAACGGCACCGCCTTTCGTGAACTTCGATTTCACTTTGCCGATGGTGCGGATGGTGCTGATGCCCAAAACCGTCACGCCATACAGCTGCTCAATCTCTTTCTTGATCTGAACTTTGTTGGCGTCGATAGCCACTTCAAAAGCGTACTGGCTTTTCTCGTTCAGACCCGTAGCCTTTTCAGTTACGATGGGTTTCTTCAGGATGCTCATTACTCAGCAGTGGTATAGAGTTGTTCCAGTGCGCTCAACCCATCTTCTGACAACAGCAGGGTATCGGTGTTCAGTAGGTCGTGAGTGTTCAGAGCTACGGGGGTAGCTACGCTCACGCGCTGAATGTTACGGGCCGACAGAACAACGTTCTTATCAACCGAGCCGGTTACCAGTAGAGTCTTGCGGCCGTTGTTCAGCTTCAGACCAGCCAGGATGGCGGCAAACTCCTTGGTTTTGGGGGTCGACAGGGAAATATTTTCCACTACCGATACCTTACCGTCTTTAGCTAGTGCCGACAGAGCCGACAGACGAGCCAGACGCTTGGTTTTCTTGTTCAGTTTGAAGCCGTAGTCGCGGGGCTGAGGACCGAAAATCCGGCCACCACCTACGAATACACCCGACTTCATGCTACCTGCGCGGGCGCCGCCAGTACCTTTCTGCTTCTTCAGCTTCTTGGTAGTGCCGTGTACTTCGTTACGCTGCTTCGACTTGTGCGTGCCCTGGCGCTGATTGGCCAAGTACTGCTTTACGTCGAGGTACATCACGTGCTCATTCGGCTCCAGGCCGAAGATGGCGTCGGACAGGGTAACCTTGCGGCCGGTGTCCTCACCTTTGATGTTGATTACTGACAGTTCCATCTTACTAGCTTATTTTTCCAGGACCACGAAAGAGTTCTTGGCACCGGGAATCGAGCCGCTAACCACGATGAGGTTTTTGTCGGCTACAATGCGCATTACCTTCAGGTTCTGCACTTTCACACGGTCATTTCCCATGCGGCCACCCATGCGCATTCCTTTGAATACGCGCGAAGGCCAAGAGCAGGCACCAATAGAACCGGGGTGACGGCCACGGTTATGCTGACCGTGCGTCTGTCCGCCTACACCGGCGAAGTTGTAGCGTTTTACAACGCCCTGGAAGCCTTTACCTTTAGAGGTACCTACTACGTCAACGAACTCACCTTCTTCAAAGAGGGTAGCGTCGATGGTAGAACCTGCGGCATAGTTGCCAGCCTCGTCAGTGCGGAACTCAACGAGTTTGCGTTTGGGGGTGGTTCCGGCTTTTGCGAAGTGACCAGCCAGTGCTTTGGTGGTATTCTTCGCTTTTTTCTCGCCGTAGCCGAGCTGGATGGCTGTGTAGCCGTCCGTTTCGATGGTCTTAACCTGCGTCACTACGCACGGACCCGCCTCAATGAGCGTGCAGGGAATGTTCTTCCCGTCCGGAGTGAAGAGGCTTGTCATACCGATTTTTTTACCGATGATGCCAGGCATTCGATTGGGGTTTTAGAAAAAGACACACTTGAAAACGCCCGAGTGGCGTTTTCGGAAATGGAGTGCAAAGCTAGGAAATTGTTATGTGATTATCTAACTGCCTTCTGAAATATTTTAACGTTAGGCAGTTAGCTGCGCAACACCTCCTTCTCCATTAGCCTCAGACTCTTATAACAGTGCTTAGGTGCAATGTATAATCGACCCATACGCCGATGGGCGACCTGACATACACTGTGGGTCGCCCATTAGGAATGACAACTTATGTTCGGTTACACTGGGCGCCAGGTTGTTTCTGGTTTGGCAGTTACCTTCTGACCTTCCAGCGCCAGCAACAAAAAAAACAGCGCGAAACCTAAGCCAATCTGAGTTTCTAGGGTGTACTCCACCAGAAAGGATAGCGTCAGGATAACGTACTGGGTTAGTAGCAAAGGAGCATATCGGGGCCATACACTGATACCTGCATAATAAAAGCCCACGATAAACACGATTAACCCTACCAACCCGAAGGCTACTGCAGAAAACAAGAATTGGTTATGCGGTTGGATATAAGCGGATGGGCGGATATTGGGATACCGCTTCTGATAATATGCTGCCATTTCCGATTCTATGTCAGCCCTGCCTACTCCAAACCACGGATTGTTTTGCAGGATTTCCAGGGCTATCTTATAGGAATACACCCGACCGACTAAAGAGTAATTATTAGCAGAAGCGGTGTGTGTCACCCGACCTACATCTTCCCGGGTATTCGCTGATTTATTTTGCAGCGTTGGAAACACCGAGTAACTGATGGTAGGTACTAACACCAAGCAGCCCGCCAGCAACAATGCCTGCAGATACTGCCGGCGGCGAAATACCAGCCAGAGTAGAGCCAGACCGCCAGCGGCGTACAACGTCACCAGTCCGCTACGCACGGCCAGTAGGTGCTGATAGAAAACCAGAAAGCCAACCGACATCCAGATCAGCCTGTTCCCCCACCCCAGCACATTACGGTGCGCCAGCAAGCAAACGCCAGTCACCACCGCCAGCGTAATAAGCAGACTAAACCGAATATGATCTGGTTCAGTGGGCATTACCTTAGAGTGCAGGTACATTTCGTTTATCTGGTCGAAATGCTGCAAGTAGTTGCCGGTGCTCAGTAAAGCAGCCAGTACAGTTGTACCCAATAATGTTAGCCACAACCTCTTTAGGTAGCGCGTTGGAAACGGTGGCAATAACCAGAAACCTATTGGCAAAGCCAGGTATGGCAGTTGTAGCAAAACGTCTCGGGTATATTCCTTCATGTGCCCATCTATGGTAATCAGACCGCCTCCGATGTGAAGGAGAAATATTAACATAAAAGGCCAATAGTAACTTCGGTCAGCACGGTTGTAGTGCTGACCATGCATAGCAAAGCAACTCACTCCCGTCACTAATAGCCCTATCATTCCTATGCTGGGCAGAATCCGAAAAAAGCTGCTGGTGAACAGGCCAACGATAATGCAGACACAGAAAAAGCCAGCTGCTACTAACAGCCGGGGAATGGTTAAAGTAGATCCTAAGGAAAATGCCATGAAGCGGATTAAGGAGCCGGAACAACCAAACAAGTGGTAAACGCCAAACGAAGCTCCACTATACAACGAGCCTTTACTTTAAGGTCAAGTTGCACCAATAAAAAAGAAAACGCCCTACCATCTCCACAGAGACAGTAGGGCGTTCATCCTAATTAGTCGGGGAAATCAGTCCTCAGACTTTGATTTCAACGTCAACGCCGCTGGGCAACTCAAGCTTCATCAGGGCATCTACCGTCTTCGACGAAGTCGAATAGATGTCAACGAGACGCTTGTAGGTGCAGAGCTGGAATTGCTCGCGCGACTTCTTGTTTACGTGGGGGGAGCGAAGTACGGTGAACTTCTCCTTGTCGGTCGGCAACGGAATGGGGCCGCTTACGATAGCGCCCGTAGCCTTCACCGCCTTCACAATCTTCTCCGACGATTTGTCCACCAAGTTGTGGTCGTAGGATTTGAGTTTGATGCGAATCTTCTGGTTCATGTCTGTTGAATGAAAGCGGTATTAGCGGATGGCGTTACCCTTTTGCTTGGCGATGATGGCCTCAGCAAGGTTGTTGGGCACCTGGTCGTAGTGCGAGAACGTCAGCGAAGCCGAAGCCCGTCCCGACGAGATGGTACGCAGCGTAGTTACGTAACCGAACAGCTCCGACAGCGGAACGTCAGCCTTAATCACGTTGGCACCGCCTTTGGTGTCCATGCCTTTCATGATGCCCCGGCGACGGTTCAGGTCACCGGTTACCGAACCCGTGTACTCATCGGGCGAAACAACCTCTACCGCCATAATTGGCTCGAGCAGTTTCGGACCAGCTTGCTTGCCGGCTTCACGGAAACCACCACGGGCAGCGAGTTCGAACGACAGGGCGTCCGAGTCAACATCGTGGTAGGAACCGTAGTACAAACGAACTCGCATGCCTTCGATGGGGAAGCCGGCCAGCGGACCGTTCTTCATAGCTTCTTCGAAGCCTTTCTGAACCGGCGCGATGAATTCGCGGGGGATAACACCACCGGTGATATCGTTCACGAACTCCAGACCTGGTTTCTCCGGATCGGTCAGTTTCGGACCGAGTTCGAATACGATGTCGCCGAATTTACCACGACCACCTGTCTGCTTCTTGTATGTTTCGCGGTGCTCTACCGACTTCGTCAGAATCTCTTTGTACGCTACCATCGGAGCGCCCTGGTTGATTTCGACCTTGAACTCCCGACGCATACGGTCGATGATGATTTCCAGGTGAAGCTCGCCCATGCCTTTCAGTACGGTCTGGCCCGTCTCGGGGTCAGTTTGTACCACCAGCGTGGGGTCTTCCTCCACCAGTTTGGCAATAGCCATACCCATTTTATCAACGTCAGCCTGAGTTTTGGGCTCAATGGCGTAGCCGATTACGGGCTCAGGGAACGACATCGACTCCAGTACGATGCGCGACTTTTCGTCGGTCAGCGTGTCACCGGTTTTGATGTCTTTGAAACCCACGCCGGCAGCAATGTCACCAGCCTGGATTTTATCGATGGGGTTCTGCTTGTTGGAGTGCATCTGCATCAGACGCGAGATACGCTCCTTCTTGTTCGTGCGGTTGTTGTGCACATACGAACCAGCATCCAGCACGCCGCTGTAGCAGCGGAAGAAGCACAGACGACCTACAAAGGGGTCAGTGGCAATCTTGAATGCCAAAGCGGTGAAGGGCTCCGAATTGTCGGGGTGACGCTCGATTTCCTCGCCGGTGTCGGGGTTGGTACCGACAATAGCGGGCATATCAAGGGGCGACGGCAGGTAGGCCATTACGCCATCCAGCATCGACTGCACACCTTTGTTCTTGAACGCCGAACCGCACATTACGGGCGAGAACTTCATGTCGATAACCGCCTGGCGGATAACAACCATCATTTCGTCGCGGGTGATGCTTTCCGGATCTTCGAAGAATTTCTCCAACAGACGGTCATCATACTCGGCTACGCTCTCGATGAGCTTCTGACGCCACTCGGCTACCGTTTCCACCAGATCCTCCGGAACCGGGATTTCGTGGTACGATTTGCCTTGGGTAGCGTCATCCCATACGATGGCTTTGCCGGTCAGCAGGTCAACTACGCCTTTGAAGGTATCTTCAGCGCCAATCGGGATTTGCAGGGGCACGGGGTTAGCACCCAGCTTGTCCTTAATCTCGTTAACGGCCTTGAAGAAGTCAGCACCGGCACGGTCCATTTTGTTAACGAAGCAGATGCGGGGCACCTTGTACTTGTCAGCCTGACGCCATACGGTTTCCGACTGCGGCTCTACGCCCGATACGGCGCAGAACAGGGCCACAGCACCGTCAAGTACCCGCAGTGAGCGTTCAACTTCAACCGTGAAGTCAACGTGGCCGGGAGTATCAATCAGGTTGATTTTGTACTGCTTGGTATCCGCAGTCGGGTCGCCCTGGGCGTCGGTCGGATAATTCCAGAAGGTGGTAGTAGCAGCCGACGTGATGGTGATACCACGCTCCTGCTCCTGCTCCATCCAGTCCATCGTGGCGGCACCTTCGTGCACTTCCCCGATTTTGTGGGTCTTACCGGTGTAGTAGAGAATGCGCTCCGACGTGGTGGTCTTACCGGCGTCGATGTGCGCCATAATCCCGATGTTCCGGAGGTATTGCAGATCTTTATTAACAGCCATGTCTCTTTGAGAATGAGTGAATGGGTGAGTCAGTGAATGAGGACTTGTTGAGCGTATGGCATTAACCATTTCACCCGGTCACGCATTCCTTCCTTCACTCATTTTTTAGAAGCGGAAGTGCGAGAAGGCCTTGTTGGCTTCTGCCATCCGGTGCGTGTCGTCCTTTTTCTTCACGGCAGCACCTTCACCCTTGGCGGCGGCAATGATTTCGCCGGCCAGCTTGTCCTTCATGGTTTTCTCACCACGACGACGAGCATACTGAATCAACCACTTCGAACCTACGGCAATGCGACGGTCAGGACGAACTTCAGTAGGTACCTGGAAGGTAGCACCACCTACGCGGCGGCTTTTTACTTCTACGGTCGGCATTACGTTGTTGAGGGCTTTGCGCCACATCTCAACGCCGCTTTCCTTGGTGCGCTGCTCAACAAGCTCGCAGGCATCATAAAAAATGGTGTAGGCCAGGTTTTTCTTCCCGTCGTACATCATGTAGTTTACGAAACGGGTAACCAGCGTCTCCTTGAACTTGGGGTCGGGCAGGAGGATGCGCTTCTTCGGTTTTGACTTTCTCATGGGTATAGAAATGAGTGTGGGCAACGGGCAAGTGGGATAAGAACCATGTGCTATCCAGCACTGCGCGCTACCTCACTCGGTTTCAATTACTTTTTCTTCTTAGCGGGAGCACCTTTGCCGGCTGGAGCAGCCTGGCCGGGTTTCGGACGCTTGGCACCGTACTTCGAGCGACGCTGGGTACGGCCGTTTACACCGGCAGTATCCAGGGCCCCACGGATGATGTGGTAACGTACGCCGGGAAGGTCTTTCACACGACCACCACGAATCAGCACGATGCTGTGCTCCTGCAGGTTGTGGCCTTCACCCGGGATGTAGGCGTTAACTTCTTTGCCATTGGTCAGACGCACACGGGCTACTTTACGCATAGCCGAGTTCGGCTTCTTGGGCGTAGTGGTGTACACACGGGTGCAAACGCCACGGCGTTGCGGGCACGA containing:
- the fusA gene encoding elongation factor G, which gives rise to MAVNKDLQYLRNIGIMAHIDAGKTTTSERILYYTGKTHKIGEVHEGAATMDWMEQEQERGITITSAATTTFWNYPTDAQGDPTADTKQYKINLIDTPGHVDFTVEVERSLRVLDGAVALFCAVSGVEPQSETVWRQADKYKVPRICFVNKMDRAGADFFKAVNEIKDKLGANPVPLQIPIGAEDTFKGVVDLLTGKAIVWDDATQGKSYHEIPVPEDLVETVAEWRQKLIESVAEYDDRLLEKFFEDPESITRDEMMVVIRQAVIDMKFSPVMCGSAFKNKGVQSMLDGVMAYLPSPLDMPAIVGTNPDTGEEIERHPDNSEPFTALAFKIATDPFVGRLCFFRCYSGVLDAGSYVHNNRTNKKERISRLMQMHSNKQNPIDKIQAGDIAAGVGFKDIKTGDTLTDEKSRIVLESMSFPEPVIGYAIEPKTQADVDKMGMAIAKLVEEDPTLVVQTDPETGQTVLKGMGELHLEIIIDRMRREFKVEINQGAPMVAYKEILTKSVEHRETYKKQTGGRGKFGDIVFELGPKLTDPEKPGLEFVNDITGGVIPREFIAPVQKGFEEAMKNGPLAGFPIEGMRVRLYYGSYHDVDSDALSFELAARGGFREAGKQAGPKLLEPIMAVEVVSPDEYTGSVTGDLNRRRGIMKGMDTKGGANVIKADVPLSELFGYVTTLRTISSGRASASLTFSHYDQVPNNLAEAIIAKQKGNAIR
- the rplW gene encoding 50S ribosomal protein L23, with amino-acid sequence MSILKKPIVTEKATGLNEKSQYAFEVAIDANKVQIKKEIEQLYGVTVLGISTIRTIGKVKSKFTKGGAVSGRRPHGKKAIVTVKEGDIIDFYNGL
- the rplC gene encoding 50S ribosomal protein L3, which gives rise to MPGIIGKKIGMTSLFTPDGKNIPCTLIEAGPCVVTQVKTIETDGYTAIQLGYGEKKAKNTTKALAGHFAKAGTTPKRKLVEFRTDEAGNYAAGSTIDATLFEEGEFVDVVGTSKGKGFQGVVKRYNFAGVGGQTHGQHNRGRHPGSIGACSWPSRVFKGMRMGGRMGNDRVKVQNLKVMRIVADKNLIVVSGSIPGAKNSFVVLEK
- the rpsL gene encoding 30S ribosomal protein S12, which encodes MPTINQLVRKGREKLTTKSKSPALDSCPQRRGVCTRVYTTTPKKPNSAMRKVARVRLTNGKEVNAYIPGEGHNLQEHSIVLIRGGRVKDLPGVRYHIIRGALDTAGVNGRTQRRSKYGAKRPKPGQAAPAGKGAPAKKKK
- the rpsJ gene encoding 30S ribosomal protein S10, with the translated sequence MNQKIRIKLKSYDHNLVDKSSEKIVKAVKATGAIVSGPIPLPTDKEKFTVLRSPHVNKKSREQFQLCTYKRLVDIYSTSSKTVDALMKLELPSGVDVEIKV
- the rplB gene encoding 50S ribosomal protein L2 — translated: MALKKLRPTSPGQRFRIAPAFDEITASTPEKSLLAPLKNSGGRNNSGKMSNRYIGGGHKAKYRIIDFKRDKAGVPATVKTIEYDPNRTARIALLQYADGEKRYIIAPAGVTVGASVVSGSGAAPEVGNALPLREIPLGTIVHNIELMPGNGAAMARSAGTYAQLVAREDKYATLKLPSGEMRMVLVTCMATVGTVSNGDHMNVRLGKAGRNRWLGRRPRVRGVAMNPVDHPMGGGEGKSSGGHPRSRNGIFSKGQKTRNKNKYSEQLIVNRKGKK
- the rplD gene encoding 50S ribosomal protein L4, yielding MELSVINIKGEDTGRKVTLSDAIFGLEPNEHVMYLDVKQYLANQRQGTHKSKQRNEVHGTTKKLKKQKGTGGARAGSMKSGVFVGGGRIFGPQPRDYGFKLNKKTKRLARLSALSALAKDGKVSVVENISLSTPKTKEFAAILAGLKLNNGRKTLLVTGSVDKNVVLSARNIQRVSVATPVALNTHDLLNTDTLLLSEDGLSALEQLYTTAE
- a CDS encoding O-antigen ligase family protein, whose amino-acid sequence is MAFSLGSTLTIPRLLVAAGFFCVCIIVGLFTSSFFRILPSIGMIGLLVTGVSCFAMHGQHYNRADRSYYWPFMLIFLLHIGGGLITIDGHMKEYTRDVLLQLPYLALPIGFWLLPPFPTRYLKRLWLTLLGTTVLAALLSTGNYLQHFDQINEMYLHSKVMPTEPDHIRFSLLITLAVVTGVCLLAHRNVLGWGNRLIWMSVGFLVFYQHLLAVRSGLVTLYAAGGLALLWLVFRRRQYLQALLLAGCLVLVPTISYSVFPTLQNKSANTREDVGRVTHTASANNYSLVGRVYSYKIALEILQNNPWFGVGRADIESEMAAYYQKRYPNIRPSAYIQPHNQFLFSAVAFGLVGLIVFIVGFYYAGISVWPRYAPLLLTQYVILTLSFLVEYTLETQIGLGFALFFLLLALEGQKVTAKPETTWRPV
- the rpsG gene encoding 30S ribosomal protein S7 — its product is MRKSKPKKRILLPDPKFKETLVTRFVNYMMYDGKKNLAYTIFYDACELVEQRTKESGVEMWRKALNNVMPTVEVKSRRVGGATFQVPTEVRPDRRIAVGSKWLIQYARRRGEKTMKDKLAGEIIAAAKGEGAAVKKKDDTHRMAEANKAFSHFRF